In Flavobacterium cerinum, one genomic interval encodes:
- a CDS encoding diflavin oxidoreductase, whose product MLADNKLEVLKELIRQSSREEIIWTNGYLAGLLAQKEVQQPVEITTNNVTVKPTIIYGTETGNSKKLASQLQALLKKNKIQSKVIDAFQYPVEKLDKEEFLIVIMSTQGEGDPPQNAIKFFDNISNSSANLAKTRFAVLGLGDSSYPLFCKAGEDIDQQLKRLGAQQAVPFQKADVDFTPVAESWFAAILNSLQTINTGNATSVAVTSAAVVEKKNYTGIVRHKVILNDRDSKKETHHIEIETDEPVVYEPGDAIGFYPENRREELLEIAVLLKAEARSNELLTKNSRGLSKKSLDALSKVFEITITEDKADLLDILKKYPIKEGVSFDSVLELLHPIAPRLYSIASAAEAHEGEIHITVSKNTFTVDNTIKTGLCSQFLADFTKDQEIAFYIHKNRNFKLPEPDKDVIMIGPGTGIAPFRSFLAHRDATGAEGKNWLFFGEQHFVSDFYYQTEIQEWLATGVLTHLDTAFSRDQKHKIYVQDRLKQKAKEVCKWLENGAYLYICGQKDPMSTDVEMVLRDIIATEKNVSTEEAKTILESWETEGRYQKDVY is encoded by the coding sequence ATGCTAGCTGATAATAAATTAGAAGTATTAAAAGAACTGATCCGACAGTCTTCCCGAGAGGAAATTATCTGGACGAATGGTTATCTGGCGGGACTTTTGGCCCAAAAAGAAGTACAGCAACCGGTGGAAATAACAACGAATAATGTTACGGTAAAGCCAACGATAATCTATGGAACGGAAACGGGAAATTCCAAAAAACTGGCCTCGCAATTACAGGCATTACTGAAAAAGAACAAAATTCAGTCAAAAGTAATCGATGCCTTTCAATATCCGGTTGAAAAACTGGATAAGGAAGAATTTCTGATTGTGATTATGAGTACGCAGGGAGAAGGTGATCCGCCTCAAAATGCAATCAAGTTCTTTGATAACATTAGTAATAGTAGTGCTAATCTGGCTAAAACCCGATTTGCTGTTTTGGGATTGGGAGATTCGTCTTATCCGTTGTTTTGTAAAGCCGGTGAAGATATTGATCAGCAATTAAAACGTCTCGGAGCGCAACAAGCTGTTCCTTTCCAAAAGGCGGATGTGGATTTTACACCGGTAGCAGAAAGTTGGTTTGCCGCAATATTAAATAGTCTTCAGACAATAAATACCGGGAATGCGACTTCGGTAGCAGTGACTTCCGCAGCAGTAGTGGAAAAGAAAAATTATACCGGAATTGTACGGCATAAAGTAATCTTAAATGATCGGGATTCGAAAAAGGAAACACATCATATTGAAATTGAAACGGATGAACCGGTTGTTTATGAACCCGGTGATGCGATTGGTTTTTATCCGGAAAACAGGAGGGAAGAGCTACTCGAGATTGCGGTATTGCTAAAGGCAGAAGCGCGAAGTAACGAATTGCTTACGAAAAATAGCAGAGGGTTATCCAAAAAATCACTCGATGCGCTTTCAAAAGTATTTGAAATAACGATTACCGAAGATAAAGCGGATTTACTGGACATTCTAAAAAAATACCCGATAAAAGAAGGTGTTTCTTTTGATTCTGTATTGGAATTATTGCATCCGATTGCCCCGCGGTTGTATTCGATAGCATCCGCAGCTGAAGCCCACGAAGGAGAAATTCATATTACGGTTAGTAAAAATACATTTACGGTTGACAATACGATTAAAACCGGGTTATGCTCGCAATTTCTGGCCGATTTTACTAAAGATCAGGAAATAGCATTTTATATTCATAAAAACAGAAACTTTAAATTACCGGAGCCGGATAAAGATGTGATTATGATTGGTCCGGGAACGGGAATTGCTCCTTTTCGCAGCTTTTTGGCACATCGTGATGCTACCGGAGCCGAAGGTAAAAACTGGTTATTCTTTGGCGAACAGCATTTTGTATCCGATTTCTATTATCAGACTGAAATACAGGAATGGTTGGCAACCGGTGTACTGACACATCTGGATACCGCTTTTTCAAGAGATCAGAAACATAAAATTTATGTTCAGGATCGGTTAAAACAAAAAGCGAAAGAGGTCTGTAAATGGCTTGAAAACGGAGCGTATCTCTATATCTGCGGACAAAAAGATCCGATGAGTACGGATGTGGAAATGGTCTTACGGGACATTATTGCAACGGAAAAAAATGTCAGTACGGAAGAAGCGAAAACGATTCTGGAAAGCTGGGAAACGGAAGGTCGCTATCAGAAAGATGTATACTAA
- a CDS encoding NADPH-dependent assimilatory sulfite reductase hemoprotein subunit produces MSNDKLSPIEAIKVKSDGLRGTLKESLTDNHTGNVRPDDEALVKFHGMYVQDDRDRRTERAEKKLDKLYSFMIRLRIPGGVISADQWLTTHAISEEYGTGTLKITTRQTIQLHGLLKHQLQPTIQGFLLAKLDSIAACGDVNRNVICSSHPQVSPLYQEIYDYADKISTLLLPKTQSYYEVWIDGEKIYERSGEADPLYQDRYLPRKFKIAVAIPPTNDVDVFANDIGLIAIIDNGKLKGFNIAIGGGLATTHGNPNTYSRLATIIGFTDTEEKTLKAVYEILTIQRDYGNRSDRKLSRLKYTVDKLGVENFKKELENRIGFELLPEQEYEFTERNDRYGWQENHEGKWFYTLFVEHGVIKPYQKEFLYELAQLQLSDFRFTCNQNLILGNIDASAKTQVEQLIAKYKIEEQDSTMRKSSMACVALPTCPLALAEAQRYLPELVTKIEPFLKKYELDQDEISIRMTGCPNGCGRPYLAEIGLVGTGPGQYNLMLGGDRLGNRLNQLYKKQLTENEILSELDILFDQYIKERIQDETFGDFTFRKYFSIN; encoded by the coding sequence ATGAGTAATGATAAATTATCCCCGATTGAAGCGATAAAAGTAAAAAGTGACGGGCTTCGGGGAACTTTAAAAGAAAGTCTGACCGATAATCATACCGGAAATGTCCGGCCGGATGATGAAGCTTTGGTCAAATTCCACGGTATGTACGTTCAGGATGATCGGGACAGAAGAACGGAAAGAGCGGAAAAAAAACTGGATAAATTGTATTCCTTTATGATCCGGTTACGTATTCCGGGTGGTGTGATATCTGCTGATCAATGGCTGACTACTCATGCTATTTCTGAAGAATACGGAACGGGTACACTGAAAATTACAACACGTCAGACCATCCAGTTACACGGATTGTTAAAACATCAGTTGCAACCTACAATACAAGGATTTCTATTGGCTAAACTGGATTCGATTGCAGCTTGTGGCGATGTAAACCGTAACGTAATCTGTAGTTCACATCCGCAGGTTTCCCCTTTATATCAGGAGATTTATGATTATGCCGATAAAATTTCCACGTTGTTATTGCCTAAAACGCAATCGTATTATGAAGTTTGGATTGATGGTGAAAAGATATACGAACGATCCGGTGAAGCTGATCCGTTATATCAGGATCGTTATCTGCCGCGAAAATTTAAAATTGCCGTTGCAATTCCGCCTACAAATGATGTGGATGTTTTTGCAAATGATATCGGATTGATTGCTATTATTGACAACGGAAAATTGAAAGGATTTAATATCGCAATTGGTGGTGGTTTGGCAACAACACACGGTAATCCGAATACCTATTCCCGATTGGCTACGATAATCGGATTTACCGATACGGAAGAAAAAACACTAAAAGCAGTCTATGAAATCCTGACCATTCAGCGTGATTACGGAAACAGAAGTGATCGTAAATTGTCCCGTTTAAAATATACGGTAGATAAACTGGGTGTCGAAAATTTTAAAAAAGAATTGGAAAACAGAATCGGTTTTGAACTGTTACCGGAACAAGAATATGAATTTACAGAGCGAAATGACCGTTACGGATGGCAGGAAAACCACGAAGGAAAATGGTTTTATACCTTATTTGTAGAACATGGGGTGATCAAACCTTATCAGAAAGAATTTTTATATGAATTGGCGCAATTGCAGCTTTCGGATTTCCGTTTTACGTGTAATCAAAACCTGATTCTGGGCAATATTGATGCTAGCGCTAAAACACAGGTTGAACAACTGATCGCAAAATATAAAATCGAAGAACAGGATAGCACAATGCGAAAAAGTTCAATGGCTTGTGTAGCTTTGCCGACTTGTCCGTTGGCTTTGGCCGAAGCGCAACGTTATTTACCGGAATTGGTTACTAAAATTGAACCTTTTCTGAAAAAATACGAATTGGATCAGGATGAAATCAGCATCAGGATGACAGGTTGCCCGAACGGATGTGGACGACCATATCTGGCAGAAATCGGTTTGGTCGGAACCGGACCGGGGCAATACAATCTGATGTTGGGTGGCGACAGACTGGGAAACCGGTTAAATCAGCTATATAAAAAACAATTAACAGAAAATGAAATACTATCGGAATTGGATATACTTTTCGATCAGTATATAAAAGAACGAATACAAGATGAAACATTTGGGGACTTTACATTCAGGAAATATTTTTCAATCAACTAA